In the genome of Salinirussus salinus, one region contains:
- a CDS encoding DUF7556 family protein: MEPDTIPASEATTDAEVMAAVEDGPVQTFVIADVSKDDAYLTLPLSDAASLPAWR, from the coding sequence ATGGAGCCGGACACCATCCCGGCGTCGGAGGCGACGACCGACGCGGAAGTTATGGCTGCCGTCGAGGACGGCCCCGTCCAGACGTTCGTGATCGCTGATGTCAGCAAAGACGACGCCTATCTGACACTGCCGCTTTCCGACGCCGCCTCGCTGCCGGCCTGGCGGTAG
- a CDS encoding helix-turn-helix domain-containing protein, translating into MESDPSPERFRELMLDDEPGFADVLACVFDVQDHEVRTYLVLLETPGSTVAELADRLDRDRSNVNRSLSTLREKELARRERRLLDDGGHVYQYTATPLPEARELMHETLDQWTAYVHERIDEFGPESVPEV; encoded by the coding sequence ATGGAGAGCGACCCGTCGCCCGAGCGGTTCCGCGAACTCATGCTGGACGACGAGCCGGGCTTTGCGGACGTGCTGGCCTGCGTGTTCGACGTCCAGGACCACGAGGTGCGGACCTACCTGGTCCTGCTCGAGACGCCGGGGAGCACCGTCGCCGAGCTGGCCGACCGGCTGGACCGGGACCGGTCGAACGTCAACCGGTCGCTGTCGACGCTCCGGGAGAAGGAGCTCGCGCGGCGCGAGCGCCGGCTGCTCGACGACGGCGGGCACGTCTACCAGTACACCGCCACGCCGCTCCCCGAGGCCCGCGAGCTGATGCACGAGACGCTCGACCAGTGGACCGCCTACGTCCACGAGCGGATCGACGAGTTCGGCCCCGAGTCGGTTCCCGAGGTGTGA
- a CDS encoding dolichol kinase — MDYGRRLAHVSGVAVPGLYLIGLVEWRTIRYLVAAGAAVAVVLEFVRLFVGLDWVVYDRLTREYEQDNPAGYALAVVSAAIVAWVFEPAIAVAAMLLLAIADPLAGVLSEAEGPDTRKSYGVMMVTFAVCVLIALPFLPPRAVLPVAAVVVAADALKPRVYGFVIDDNFSIPVGAAVTAWLLATYLPPLV, encoded by the coding sequence ATGGACTACGGCCGCCGGCTCGCACACGTCAGCGGGGTCGCCGTGCCGGGGCTGTACCTGATCGGTCTCGTCGAGTGGCGGACGATAAGGTACCTGGTCGCCGCGGGCGCGGCCGTCGCGGTCGTCCTGGAGTTCGTCCGGCTGTTCGTCGGGCTGGACTGGGTGGTCTACGACCGGCTCACCCGCGAATACGAGCAGGACAACCCCGCCGGCTACGCGCTCGCGGTCGTCTCGGCGGCCATCGTCGCGTGGGTCTTCGAGCCGGCCATCGCCGTCGCCGCGATGCTCCTGCTGGCGATCGCCGACCCGCTCGCGGGCGTCCTCTCGGAAGCCGAGGGGCCCGACACCCGCAAATCGTACGGGGTGATGATGGTCACCTTCGCGGTCTGTGTCCTCATCGCCCTGCCCTTCCTCCCCCCGCGGGCCGTCCTCCCTGTGGCGGCCGTCGTCGTGGCCGCCGACGCGCTCAAACCCCGGGTCTACGGCTTCGTCATCGACGACAACTTCTCGATCCCGGTCGGCGCGGCCGTGACGGCGTGGCTGCTCGCGACCTACCTCCCGCCGCTCGTCTGA
- a CDS encoding halocyanin domain-containing protein: MPRHRREFLLGSIAAAAALAGCSGPTDGGDATPTAADTPADTPADTPAATATPTATTGGAEVDYGDWFADTENYDGTTVDARGESTVTVRVGVEANGGAFGFGPPAVWVDPGTTVRWEWTGEGGSHNVVAADDSFRSGDPAGGADTTFEHTFEAEGTTRYFCSPHRGVGMKGAVVAGQPDAGGETRAYGWEAATWDSYWYSLYNMSTNIAMSGNGVRFPHNEQQQQAFEQRLPAMLANSEADKPPIRNPWLNMAAFTEGDPHFTQQPDFGGQDGRPNAATLRWDPEASSQVVSPSSLAWTHLKGVTWAKNFQTHFDILPAALRPQFRAQLLTTLAQVGVNAALLQGGPESNGALTRGESLELVSEFRPGPSAYTDDSPYTPPEPGYPDRTPRPHHHAAMLWFLSDLNSLARGGWFGYVNPEPLVPARRIQQLTDGLAAATMNAFPAGDLESTRTAGLLLAAVGYYGPQAGGSEQVSRAAGYANTLADAIEANTDSSGRVAGGAANQAATQGIAGQGLLWATEGLDGVDRTGTAESVLGYLAEDLWAGDAGIFAAGTDTSTHTYTARDAGDITGGVNAAEAVLGIEGVKPKYARWFDNTFNRGLLQRAQRPNSVDDSDSPRPPLPPMAGGEFGQAAVYNAEVEYDAGADEWSVTDDRFDTEWALYLANQDIWVSQWAGEFYRGRGVPGESDEPPQ; the protein is encoded by the coding sequence ATGCCCCGACACAGACGCGAGTTCCTCCTCGGAAGTATCGCTGCCGCCGCGGCGCTTGCGGGCTGCTCCGGTCCGACCGACGGCGGCGACGCCACTCCGACGGCTGCCGACACGCCGGCGGACACGCCCGCCGACACGCCGGCGGCCACCGCCACGCCGACCGCCACCACGGGCGGCGCCGAGGTCGACTACGGCGACTGGTTCGCCGACACCGAAAACTACGACGGGACGACCGTCGACGCCCGCGGCGAGTCGACGGTGACGGTCCGGGTGGGCGTCGAGGCCAACGGCGGCGCCTTCGGCTTCGGCCCGCCGGCGGTGTGGGTCGACCCCGGGACGACCGTCCGGTGGGAGTGGACCGGCGAGGGCGGCTCGCACAACGTCGTCGCCGCCGACGACTCCTTCCGCAGCGGCGACCCGGCCGGCGGTGCCGACACGACCTTCGAACACACCTTCGAAGCGGAGGGGACGACCCGCTACTTCTGCTCGCCGCACCGCGGGGTGGGAATGAAGGGCGCGGTGGTCGCCGGTCAGCCCGACGCTGGCGGCGAGACCCGGGCGTACGGCTGGGAGGCCGCGACCTGGGACTCCTACTGGTACTCGCTGTACAACATGAGTACCAACATCGCGATGAGCGGCAACGGCGTGCGCTTTCCCCACAACGAGCAACAGCAACAGGCCTTCGAGCAACGCCTGCCGGCCATGCTGGCGAACTCGGAGGCGGACAAACCGCCGATCCGGAACCCCTGGCTCAACATGGCGGCGTTCACCGAGGGGGACCCTCACTTCACACAGCAGCCGGATTTCGGCGGCCAGGACGGCCGCCCGAACGCCGCGACCCTGCGCTGGGACCCCGAAGCGTCCTCGCAGGTGGTCAGCCCCTCCTCGCTGGCCTGGACACACCTCAAGGGCGTCACGTGGGCGAAGAACTTCCAAACGCATTTCGACATCCTGCCAGCGGCGCTCCGTCCCCAGTTCCGTGCGCAACTGCTCACGACGCTGGCCCAGGTCGGCGTCAACGCGGCGCTCCTCCAGGGCGGGCCCGAGAGCAACGGAGCGCTGACGAGGGGCGAGAGCCTGGAACTGGTCTCGGAGTTCCGCCCCGGTCCCTCTGCCTACACCGACGACTCACCCTACACCCCGCCGGAACCGGGCTACCCCGACCGGACGCCCCGCCCCCACCACCACGCGGCGATGCTGTGGTTCCTCTCCGACCTCAACAGCCTCGCACGGGGCGGTTGGTTCGGCTACGTCAACCCCGAGCCGCTGGTCCCGGCCCGGCGCATCCAGCAACTGACCGACGGGCTGGCCGCGGCGACGATGAACGCCTTCCCGGCGGGCGACCTCGAGTCGACTCGGACCGCCGGGCTCCTGCTGGCCGCCGTCGGGTACTACGGGCCACAGGCCGGCGGGTCGGAGCAGGTGTCGCGAGCGGCCGGGTACGCCAACACCCTCGCGGACGCCATCGAGGCGAACACCGACAGCAGCGGCCGCGTCGCCGGCGGAGCCGCGAACCAGGCCGCAACCCAGGGGATCGCCGGCCAGGGCCTGCTCTGGGCCACGGAGGGACTAGACGGCGTCGACCGCACCGGGACAGCAGAATCCGTGCTGGGGTATCTCGCCGAGGACCTCTGGGCCGGGGACGCCGGGATATTCGCTGCCGGGACCGACACGAGTACACACACCTACACGGCCCGGGACGCCGGCGACATCACCGGCGGGGTCAACGCCGCCGAGGCGGTGCTGGGGATCGAGGGCGTGAAACCGAAGTACGCCCGGTGGTTCGACAACACGTTCAACCGCGGGCTGCTCCAGCGGGCACAGCGGCCGAACTCGGTCGACGACAGCGACAGCCCGCGGCCGCCGCTGCCGCCGATGGCCGGCGGTGAGTTCGGGCAGGCGGCCGTCTACAACGCCGAAGTCGAGTACGACGCCGGGGCCGACGAGTGGTCGGTCACCGACGACCGCTTCGACACGGAGTGGGCGCTCTATCTGGCCAATCAGGACATCTGGGTCAGCCAGTGGGCCGGGGAGTTCTACCGGGGCCGGGGCGTCCCCGGCGAGTCCGACGAGCCGCCGCAGTAG
- the serA gene encoding phosphoglycerate dehydrogenase, protein MKVLVTDPIADAGIDRLRAAGHEVETAYDVEGEALHAAVADANALIVRSGTTVDAALFEAAPDLVIVGRAGIGVDNIDIDAATEHGVIVANAPEGNVRAAAEHTVAMAFATARSIPQAHNRLTGGEWAKGDFLGTEVNNKTLGIVGFGRVGQEVGKRLASLGTDLVIFDPYISEERAEQFGAELVDDLDACLERSDFLTIHTPLTSETENMIGEAELAKLEGGYVVNCARGGIVDEAALAAAVEDGVLRGAAVDVFAEEPVSPDNPLLHVDDVIVTPHLGASTEAAQENVAVSTAEQVLAAFEDEPVVNALNAPSVDESAFPAIEPYIELAETAAKVAVQMFDDRVERVEVTYAGEIAEEDVDLVTASALKGVFQPLEWQANAVNAPGIAEKRGIDVTESKTRQSEDFQSLVTVTVGDGDREVSVCGTQFAGGDSRIVRIDDYRIDAIPHGHMLAVRNEDSPGVIGFIGTVLGEHDLNIAGMFNGRETIGGEALSVYNLDQPVPDEVLAQLEADERVMKTTYISLDNGE, encoded by the coding sequence ATGAAGGTACTCGTCACCGACCCCATCGCGGACGCGGGGATCGACCGGCTCCGGGCGGCCGGTCACGAGGTAGAGACGGCCTACGACGTCGAGGGTGAGGCGCTGCACGCGGCGGTCGCGGACGCCAACGCCCTGATCGTCCGCTCGGGGACGACTGTCGACGCCGCGCTGTTCGAGGCGGCTCCCGACCTGGTGATCGTCGGCCGGGCCGGCATCGGCGTCGACAACATCGACATCGACGCCGCCACCGAGCACGGCGTCATCGTCGCCAACGCCCCGGAGGGCAACGTCCGAGCGGCCGCGGAACACACCGTCGCGATGGCATTCGCGACCGCCCGGTCGATCCCCCAGGCCCACAACCGGCTGACCGGCGGCGAGTGGGCCAAAGGCGACTTCCTGGGGACGGAGGTCAACAACAAGACGCTGGGGATCGTCGGCTTCGGTCGCGTCGGCCAGGAGGTCGGCAAGCGGCTGGCCTCGCTGGGGACGGACCTGGTGATCTTCGACCCCTACATCAGCGAGGAGCGCGCCGAGCAGTTCGGCGCGGAGCTGGTCGACGACCTCGACGCCTGTCTCGAGCGGTCGGACTTTCTGACCATCCACACGCCGCTGACGAGCGAGACCGAGAACATGATCGGCGAGGCGGAGCTCGCAAAGCTCGAGGGCGGCTACGTGGTCAACTGCGCCCGCGGGGGGATCGTCGACGAGGCGGCGCTGGCCGCGGCCGTCGAGGACGGAGTGCTCAGGGGCGCAGCCGTCGACGTCTTCGCCGAGGAACCCGTCTCACCCGATAACCCCCTGCTTCACGTCGACGACGTCATCGTCACACCCCACCTCGGTGCGTCGACGGAGGCCGCCCAGGAGAACGTCGCCGTCTCGACGGCCGAGCAGGTGCTCGCCGCCTTCGAGGACGAGCCGGTCGTGAACGCCCTGAACGCCCCCTCGGTCGACGAGAGCGCCTTCCCCGCGATCGAGCCCTACATCGAACTCGCCGAGACGGCGGCGAAGGTCGCCGTCCAGATGTTCGACGACCGCGTCGAGCGGGTGGAGGTCACCTACGCCGGCGAGATCGCCGAGGAGGACGTCGACCTGGTCACGGCGTCGGCGCTGAAAGGCGTCTTCCAGCCCCTCGAGTGGCAGGCCAACGCCGTCAACGCTCCCGGCATCGCCGAGAAGCGGGGGATCGACGTCACCGAGTCAAAGACCCGCCAGTCCGAGGACTTCCAGTCGCTGGTCACGGTGACGGTCGGGGACGGGGACCGCGAGGTCAGCGTCTGTGGCACCCAGTTCGCCGGCGGCGACTCGCGGATCGTCCGGATCGACGACTACCGGATCGACGCCATCCCCCACGGCCACATGCTCGCGGTCCGTAACGAGGACAGCCCGGGCGTCATCGGCTTCATCGGCACCGTGCTCGGCGAGCACGACCTCAACATCGCCGGGATGTTCAACGGCCGCGAGACCATCGGCGGCGAGGCGCTGTCGGTCTACAACCTCGACCAGCCGGTCCCCGACGAGGTGCTCGCACAGCTCGAGGCCGACGAGCGGGTGATGAAGACCACCTACATCTCGCTGGACAACGGGGAGTGA
- the glyS gene encoding glycine--tRNA ligase translates to MSEGEGETAGGEGQRLTELAKRRGFFFQSSAAYGGVAGFYTYGPQGATLKTNLEEAWRDRFVTREGHMEVDAPDVMPEAVFEASGHLDTFDDMIVECPACGATHRADHLIEDATDIEEAESMANAEAMEVIADNDIGCPSCGESLADEPVDNFNLMFGTNIGPGDSAPGYLRPETAQGIFVEFPQLAEYARNQLPFGVAQVGKAYRNEISPRKSLVRVREFTQAELEHFVDPETDEPPLERVADVELPLYSADAQQREGGDGDDTGEPVEMTVREAVDEGVVESEWVAFYLGLAKGWYERVGVDMDRFRYRQHLPGELSHYASDTWDAETEIDGDWVEVTGFAYRGDYDLTNHAAHSGEDYDVFKQYDEPVTVERPTVDPDMSELGPEFGGEAEAVAAALEELAERDPDAFRTEDGTVTVEVDGEAYAVPVEQTGFAVEEVTEAGERVTPHVVEPSFGVGRLVYTVLAHAYETDEVDGQQRTYLSLPPALAPTTVGVFPLMDRDGLGERAREVAADLREAGLSVTYDDSGAIGRRYRRQDEVGTPFCVTVDYDTLGEGDSPELEGTVTVRERDTTAQHRVAVEELSGTLRALRDGSLEFGEIG, encoded by the coding sequence ATGAGCGAGGGCGAAGGCGAGACCGCAGGCGGCGAGGGCCAGCGGCTGACCGAACTCGCAAAGCGGCGGGGCTTTTTCTTCCAGAGCTCCGCCGCCTACGGCGGCGTCGCCGGCTTCTACACCTACGGCCCCCAGGGGGCGACCCTGAAGACCAACCTCGAGGAGGCCTGGCGGGACCGGTTTGTCACCCGGGAGGGCCACATGGAGGTCGACGCCCCGGACGTGATGCCCGAGGCCGTCTTCGAGGCCTCCGGCCACCTCGACACCTTCGACGACATGATCGTCGAGTGCCCGGCGTGTGGCGCGACCCACCGGGCCGACCACCTCATCGAGGACGCCACGGACATCGAGGAGGCGGAGTCGATGGCGAACGCGGAGGCGATGGAAGTCATCGCCGACAACGACATCGGCTGTCCCTCCTGTGGCGAGTCGCTGGCCGACGAGCCCGTCGACAACTTCAACCTCATGTTCGGGACCAACATCGGGCCGGGCGACTCCGCGCCGGGTTACCTGCGTCCCGAGACCGCCCAGGGCATCTTCGTGGAGTTCCCCCAGCTGGCGGAGTACGCCCGCAACCAGCTCCCCTTCGGCGTCGCGCAGGTCGGGAAGGCCTACCGCAACGAGATCAGCCCCCGGAAGTCGCTGGTCCGGGTCAGGGAGTTCACCCAGGCCGAACTCGAGCACTTCGTCGACCCCGAGACCGACGAGCCGCCGCTGGAGCGGGTCGCGGACGTCGAACTCCCGCTGTACTCCGCCGACGCACAGCAACGCGAGGGCGGGGACGGCGACGACACCGGCGAGCCGGTCGAGATGACCGTCCGCGAGGCCGTCGACGAGGGCGTCGTCGAGAGCGAGTGGGTCGCCTTCTACCTGGGGCTCGCCAAGGGGTGGTACGAGCGGGTCGGCGTCGACATGGACCGCTTCCGGTACCGCCAGCACCTCCCCGGCGAGCTCTCCCATTACGCCTCGGACACCTGGGACGCCGAGACGGAGATCGACGGCGACTGGGTCGAGGTCACCGGCTTCGCCTACCGCGGTGACTACGACCTGACGAACCACGCCGCCCACTCCGGCGAGGACTACGACGTCTTCAAGCAGTACGACGAGCCGGTCACCGTCGAGCGCCCGACCGTCGACCCCGACATGAGCGAACTCGGCCCCGAATTCGGCGGCGAGGCGGAGGCCGTGGCGGCGGCGCTCGAAGAACTCGCGGAACGGGACCCCGACGCCTTCCGGACTGAGGACGGGACGGTGACCGTCGAGGTCGACGGCGAGGCGTACGCCGTGCCCGTCGAGCAGACCGGCTTCGCGGTCGAGGAGGTGACCGAGGCCGGCGAGCGGGTGACGCCACACGTCGTCGAGCCCTCCTTCGGCGTGGGCCGGCTCGTCTACACGGTGCTCGCACACGCCTACGAGACCGACGAGGTCGACGGGCAGCAGCGGACCTACCTCTCCTTGCCCCCCGCGCTGGCGCCGACCACGGTGGGCGTGTTCCCGCTGATGGACCGCGACGGGCTGGGCGAACGGGCCCGGGAGGTCGCCGCGGACCTGCGGGAGGCGGGGCTGTCCGTGACCTACGACGACTCCGGCGCGATCGGTCGCCGCTACCGCCGGCAGGACGAGGTCGGCACCCCCTTCTGTGTGACCGTCGACTACGACACCCTCGGGGAGGGCGACAGCCCCGAACTCGAGGGGACGGTCACCGTCCGGGAGCGGGACACGACCGCCCAACACCGGGTCGCCGTCGAGGAGTTGTCCGGGACGTTGCGGGCGCTCCGGGACGGGAGCCTCGAGTTCGGAGAGATCGGCTGA
- the thrC gene encoding threonine synthase has translation MADLQLTGAEPAVATDGVWLACIECGETFPPFADVRYTCDDCDGLLEVRYADLPTWGDFREDRRGVWRYAAALPFEEGVSLPEGDTQLHDVPGLEAETGLERLRVKHEGMNPTGSFKDRGMTVGVRVAKEVGVDRLACASTGNTSAALAAYGARGNMETLVLLPAGKVAAGKVAQASLHGARILEVDGNFDTCLDIVQDLAARGEAYLLNSLNPFRLEGQKTIGLEILEQFRDEEGAYPDRVVLPVGNAGNTAALYKCFRELVRSGALPEEEVPALTGVQAEGSAPMVEAIEHGWDHTERWENVETKATAIRIGNPVNAPKALPGIRATGGTAVAVSDDAIQTAQRDLAEEGVGVEPASAASIAGLRTLRQRGVVTADERVVCLTTGHLLKDPDAAVEAGSEPEPVPGDTEGVLAHLQG, from the coding sequence ATGGCCGACCTCCAGCTCACCGGCGCGGAGCCCGCCGTCGCCACCGACGGCGTCTGGCTGGCCTGCATCGAGTGTGGCGAGACGTTCCCGCCCTTCGCGGACGTCCGGTACACCTGTGACGACTGCGACGGGCTGCTGGAGGTCCGCTACGCCGACCTGCCGACCTGGGGCGATTTCCGGGAGGACCGCCGGGGCGTCTGGCGGTACGCCGCCGCACTCCCCTTCGAGGAGGGGGTCTCGCTGCCGGAGGGCGACACCCAGTTGCACGACGTGCCCGGCCTGGAGGCCGAGACCGGCCTCGAACGGCTCCGGGTGAAACACGAGGGGATGAACCCCACCGGGTCGTTCAAGGACCGCGGGATGACCGTCGGCGTCCGCGTCGCGAAGGAAGTGGGCGTCGACCGGCTGGCCTGCGCGTCGACGGGCAACACCTCCGCGGCGCTCGCAGCGTACGGCGCCCGCGGAAACATGGAGACGCTCGTCCTGTTGCCCGCGGGGAAGGTCGCCGCCGGCAAGGTCGCCCAGGCCAGCCTCCACGGCGCCCGCATCTTGGAGGTCGACGGCAATTTCGATACCTGTCTGGACATCGTCCAGGACCTCGCCGCGCGCGGGGAGGCCTACCTGCTGAACTCGCTGAACCCGTTCCGCCTGGAGGGCCAGAAGACCATCGGCCTCGAAATTTTAGAGCAGTTCCGCGACGAGGAGGGTGCCTACCCCGACCGGGTCGTCCTCCCGGTGGGCAACGCCGGTAACACCGCGGCGCTGTACAAGTGTTTCCGCGAACTCGTCCGCAGCGGCGCGCTCCCCGAGGAGGAGGTCCCGGCGCTGACCGGCGTCCAGGCCGAGGGGTCGGCCCCGATGGTCGAGGCCATCGAGCACGGCTGGGACCACACCGAACGGTGGGAGAACGTGGAGACGAAGGCGACGGCGATCCGGATCGGCAACCCCGTCAACGCCCCGAAGGCGCTGCCGGGGATCCGGGCGACCGGCGGGACCGCCGTGGCCGTCTCCGACGACGCCATCCAGACCGCCCAGCGCGACCTCGCGGAGGAGGGCGTCGGCGTGGAGCCGGCCTCCGCCGCCTCGATTGCCGGCCTGCGGACGCTCCGCCAGCGGGGCGTCGTGACTGCCGACGAGCGGGTGGTCTGTCTCACGACCGGCCACCTGCTGAAAGACCCCGACGCGGCCGTCGAGGCCGGTAGCGAGCCCGAGCCCGTCCCCGGCGACACCGAGGGCGTACTCGCCCACCTGCAGGGCTGA
- a CDS encoding CBS domain-containing protein, translating into MNVADVMTTREDTVTVEVPGTRDDVLEYLQDGSFSSVPVVKDGADGEEYRGLVTRDALIDRPDEDQLALLAEEVTTTTADTAIEEVARQMVETGDRRVPVVDGGLEGIVTVTDVVRAIANDDLPGDTTVDAVAGREVNCVYAGTPLPVAERELSFARVPYAVVLDGDGELTGMLTEVDVLEVARVVEGEADTGESIANQDDDWAWEGIKAVGNRYMPTRNVELPAESVEEFMTPDLVTVGKRRTVRDAAQLMLEHDIEQIPVVTGDELYGVVRDIDLLEAL; encoded by the coding sequence ATGAACGTCGCAGACGTCATGACGACCCGGGAGGACACCGTGACGGTGGAGGTTCCGGGTACCCGCGACGACGTGCTCGAGTACCTCCAGGATGGCTCCTTCTCCTCGGTCCCCGTCGTCAAGGACGGCGCGGACGGCGAAGAGTATCGGGGGCTGGTCACCCGGGACGCCCTCATCGACCGGCCCGACGAGGACCAGCTCGCCCTGCTCGCCGAGGAGGTCACGACCACGACCGCCGACACCGCCATCGAGGAGGTCGCCCGGCAGATGGTCGAGACCGGCGACCGCCGGGTCCCCGTCGTCGACGGCGGGCTCGAGGGGATCGTCACCGTCACCGACGTCGTCCGGGCGATCGCCAACGACGACCTGCCCGGCGACACGACCGTCGACGCCGTCGCCGGCCGGGAGGTCAACTGCGTCTACGCCGGCACGCCGCTGCCCGTCGCCGAGCGCGAACTCTCCTTCGCGCGGGTCCCCTACGCCGTCGTGCTCGACGGGGACGGGGAACTGACTGGAATGCTGACCGAGGTGGACGTGCTCGAGGTCGCCCGGGTCGTCGAGGGCGAGGCCGACACCGGCGAGTCGATCGCGAACCAGGACGACGACTGGGCCTGGGAGGGGATCAAGGCCGTCGGCAACCGCTACATGCCCACCCGGAACGTGGAGCTCCCGGCCGAGTCCGTCGAGGAGTTCATGACCCCCGACCTGGTGACTGTCGGGAAACGGCGGACGGTCCGGGACGCCGCCCAGCTCATGCTCGAACACGACATCGAGCAGATCCCCGTCGTCACCGGCGACGAGCTCTACGGCGTCGTCCGGGACATCGACCTCCTGGAGGCGCTATGA